A single genomic interval of Noviherbaspirillum cavernae harbors:
- the gatA gene encoding Asp-tRNA(Asn)/Glu-tRNA(Gln) amidotransferase subunit GatA, translating to MHTKTLKELSALLHAKQVSATELARHYLDRIQQSDLNAFTHIDASLTLQQAAMADERLAKNDTTPLTGIPIAHKDIFVTRDWRSTAGSRMLENYSSPFDATVVEQFRNAGMVTLGKLNCDEFAMGSSNENSFFGPVRNPWDKTAVPGGSSGGSAAAIAARLAPAATATDTGGSIRQPASFCGVTGIKPTYGRVSRFGMIAFASSLDQGGPMAQTAEDCALLLNAMAGYDPRDSTSLERDKEDFGRDLDKSLQGLKIGVPAEYFGKGLAPDVEQAVRAALKEYEKLGATLVEISLPKTELSIPVYYVIAPAEASSNLSRFDGVRYGYRAKEYKDLSDMYCKTRAEGFGDEVKRRILVGAYVLSHGYYDAYYLQAQKIRRLIAQDFQNAFKQCDVIMGPVAPTVAWDLGDKTDDPVANYLADIFTLSTSLAGLPGMSIPCGFGQGEKNAQRPVGLQIIGNYFDEAKLLNVAHQFQRATDWHSRKPAGT from the coding sequence GCTGCTGCACGCAAAGCAGGTCTCCGCCACCGAATTGGCAAGGCACTATCTCGATCGCATCCAGCAGAGCGACCTGAACGCCTTTACGCACATCGACGCGAGCCTCACGCTGCAACAGGCGGCGATGGCGGACGAACGTCTTGCAAAAAACGACACCACGCCGCTGACCGGTATTCCAATCGCGCACAAGGACATTTTCGTCACGCGCGACTGGCGCTCCACTGCCGGCTCCAGGATGCTGGAAAATTACAGCAGCCCCTTCGACGCGACTGTCGTCGAACAGTTCCGCAACGCAGGCATGGTCACGCTCGGAAAACTGAATTGTGATGAATTTGCCATGGGTTCCTCGAACGAGAACTCTTTCTTTGGGCCGGTCAGGAACCCGTGGGACAAAACGGCGGTACCGGGCGGCTCCTCCGGCGGCTCGGCGGCCGCGATCGCCGCGCGCCTGGCTCCGGCCGCAACAGCAACCGACACCGGCGGCTCGATTCGCCAGCCGGCCTCCTTCTGCGGCGTGACCGGCATCAAGCCGACCTATGGCCGCGTCTCGCGCTTCGGCATGATTGCCTTTGCGTCATCGCTGGACCAGGGCGGCCCGATGGCGCAGACCGCGGAAGATTGCGCGCTGCTGCTCAATGCGATGGCGGGTTACGATCCGCGCGATTCCACCAGCCTGGAGCGCGACAAGGAAGATTTTGGCCGCGACCTGGACAAGAGCTTGCAAGGATTGAAGATCGGCGTGCCTGCCGAATACTTCGGCAAGGGTCTCGCGCCCGATGTCGAGCAGGCCGTGCGCGCGGCGCTCAAGGAGTATGAAAAACTCGGCGCGACGCTGGTCGAGATTTCATTACCGAAGACGGAACTGTCGATCCCGGTCTACTACGTGATCGCGCCGGCGGAAGCCTCGTCCAACCTGTCCCGCTTCGACGGCGTGCGCTACGGCTATCGCGCGAAGGAATACAAGGACCTGTCGGACATGTACTGCAAGACGCGCGCCGAGGGTTTCGGCGACGAGGTCAAGCGCCGCATCCTGGTGGGCGCCTACGTGCTGTCGCACGGCTATTACGACGCCTACTACCTGCAGGCACAGAAAATCCGCCGTCTGATCGCGCAGGATTTCCAGAACGCATTCAAGCAATGCGACGTGATCATGGGACCGGTGGCGCCGACCGTCGCGTGGGATCTCGGCGACAAGACCGACGACCCGGTCGCGAATTATCTGGCCGACATCTTCACGCTCTCGACCAGCCTCGCGGGACTGCCGGGCATGTCGATTCCCTGCGGATTCGGCCAGGGCGAAAAGAATGCGCAGCGTCCGGTCGGGCTGCAAATCATCGGCAACTATTTCGATGAAGCGAAACTGCTGAACGTCGCGCATCAGTTCCAGCGCGCGACCGACTGGCATTCGCGGAAGCCTGCGGGGACATGA